GAGGACGTCGTGGCGTTCGACGTCACCGAGGCCGCCGACCTGTCCCTGACGTACCGCCCGGGCGCCCACGAGGACGAGCACCCCGAGGACGACGGGCACGCCGACGAGGACGAGCACGCCGACGACAAGGACGGCGAGGAGACCGTCGACCCGCACTTCTGGCTCGACCCCCTCCGGCTGGCAGCGGTCGGCGAGGCGGTGGCCGAGCGGCTCGCCGAGGTCGACCCGGCCGGTGCGCAGGAGTACGCGGCGGGAGCCGAGGACCTCACCGCCGAGCTGACCGCCCTGGACGCCGAGCTCGCAGCCGGACTGTCGGACTGCCGGGTGCCCGTGCTCGTCACCAGCCACAACGCCTTCGGGTACCTCGCCGACCGCTACGGTTTCGAGCAGGTCGGGATCAGCGGGCTCAGCCCGGAGGACGAGCCGGACCCGCGCACCGTCGCCGAGGTCGCCGAGCTGGTGCAGGAGCGAGGGGTGACAACCGTGTACTCCGAGACGCTCGTCGACCCTGCTGTGGCGCAGACCGTCGCGGACGAGGCCGGGGCCCAGGTGGCCGTCCTCGACCCGCTGGAGGGCCTGACCGACGCCAGCGCCGGCGACGACTACCCCTCGGTGATGCGCGCGAACCTCGAGGTGCTGCGTGCAGGGCAGGAGTGCGCGTGAGCCTGACCCCGGGAGCACCGGTGATCGAGGCCCGTCGGCTCACCGTCGGCTACGGCGACACTCCCGTCGTCCGGGACGTCGACCTCGTCGTCCGGGCCGGCGACACCCTGGCCGTGCTGGGGTCCAACGGGTCGGGCAAGACGACCCTGGTCCGGGGCATCCTCGGCCTCGCCACCCTGATGGGCGGCCGGCTCACGCTGTTCGGCGTGCCCGCCGAGAAGTTCACCGAGCGCGCCCGGATCGGCTACGTCCCGCAGCGGCACACCCTCGGTGCCGGGGCGCCGGCGACTGTCCGGGAGATCGTCGCGACGGGGCGGCTGGCCCGGCGCGGCTGGTTCGGACGGGCGAGCGCCGCGGACCGCTCCGCCGTCGACGCGGCGATCGCCACCGTCGGTCTCGCGGACCGGGCGACGGCGAGCGTGCACGAGCTCTCCGGTGGCCAGCAGCGTCGGGTGCTCATCGCCCGGGCTTTGGCGGCCGAGCCGGAGGTGCTGGTCATGGACGAGCCGACGGCAGGGGTGGACGTGGCCAACCAGGAGGCGTTCGCCGAGACGCTGCGCCTGCTCGCGACCCGCGGAGTCACGCTGCTCGTCGTCACGCACGACGTGGGTCCGCTCCGCAGCGTGATGCGCCGCGCGGTCGTCGTGCGCGACGGCCGGATCGTCTACGACGGGCCGTGCCAGCAGGACCTCGGGGCCACCGCCCACGACCATGACGACCACGACCACGCCCACCACGACGACGACCCGGCGCCGGGCACCGACCCGCAGCGGGTGGCCGGACTCGACCAGCCACTCGGACGGTGGACGCCGTGACCCCGGAGATCCTCCAGTACGAGTTCATGCAGCGGGCGCTGCTCGCCGCTCTGCTCGTCGGCCTGGCCGCCCCTCTCGTCGGGGTGTTCCTCGTCCAGCGCCGCCTCGCGCTCATCGGCGACGGCCTCGGGCACGTCGCCCTGGCCGGGGTCGCGGCGGGCCTGCTGACCGGCACCGCCCCGGTGTGGACGGCGCTCGTCGCGGCGGTGGGCGCGGCGGTCCTCATCGAGGTGGTGCGCGCCGGGGGCCGCTCCAGCGGGGACGTCGTGCTCGCCGTCCTGTTCTACGGGGGCATCGCCGGCGGCGTCGTGCTGATCAGCCTGTCACCGGAGGGGTCGGCGGCCAACCTCACCGCCTACCTGTTCGGGTCGATCACGACGACGAGCGCCTCCGACGTCACCGTGTTCGCCGTGCTCACCGCCGTCGTCCTGGCTGCTGCCGTGATCCTCACCCCACGGCTGTTCGCCGTCACCACCGACGAGGAGTTCGCCCGGGCTGCCGGGCTGCGGCCGTTCACCGTCAATGTCATCCTGGCCGTCCTGGTGGCCACCACGGTCGTCGTGTCGATGCGGACCGTCGGCCTGCTGCTCATCAGCGCCCTCATGGTCGTGCCGAACGCCGCCGCGCAGCAGATCCACCGCAGCTTCCGGGCGGCGCTGCTCACCGCGGTGGGCATCGGACTGGTGACGAGCACCGGCGGCGTCGTCGTGTCGTTCTACGCGGACACTCCCAGCGGCGGCACGATCGTCCTGCTCGGGATCGCGGTGTTCGTCGCCGCGACTGCGGCCCGCGCCGTCCGGGACGCCGTGGCGACCCGGCGGCACC
This DNA window, taken from Kineosporiaceae bacterium SCSIO 59966, encodes the following:
- a CDS encoding zinc ABC transporter substrate-binding protein; amino-acid sequence: MLSRQRSHLHLLGLTAGALLLAGCADDAAPSSAPTTTAAATGGVVEVAAGFYPLAYVAEAVGGDRVSVTNLTRPGAEPHDLELAPRDVAMLTEADLVVHLAGMQPAVDDAVAAEDVVAFDVTEAADLSLTYRPGAHEDEHPEDDGHADEDEHADDKDGEETVDPHFWLDPLRLAAVGEAVAERLAEVDPAGAQEYAAGAEDLTAELTALDAELAAGLSDCRVPVLVTSHNAFGYLADRYGFEQVGISGLSPEDEPDPRTVAEVAELVQERGVTTVYSETLVDPAVAQTVADEAGAQVAVLDPLEGLTDASAGDDYPSVMRANLEVLRAGQECA
- a CDS encoding metal ABC transporter ATP-binding protein, which translates into the protein MTPGAPVIEARRLTVGYGDTPVVRDVDLVVRAGDTLAVLGSNGSGKTTLVRGILGLATLMGGRLTLFGVPAEKFTERARIGYVPQRHTLGAGAPATVREIVATGRLARRGWFGRASAADRSAVDAAIATVGLADRATASVHELSGGQQRRVLIARALAAEPEVLVMDEPTAGVDVANQEAFAETLRLLATRGVTLLVVTHDVGPLRSVMRRAVVVRDGRIVYDGPCQQDLGATAHDHDDHDHAHHDDDPAPGTDPQRVAGLDQPLGRWTP
- a CDS encoding metal ABC transporter permease, giving the protein MQRALLAALLVGLAAPLVGVFLVQRRLALIGDGLGHVALAGVAAGLLTGTAPVWTALVAAVGAAVLIEVVRAGGRSSGDVVLAVLFYGGIAGGVVLISLSPEGSAANLTAYLFGSITTTSASDVTVFAVLTAVVLAAAVILTPRLFAVTTDEEFARAAGLRPFTVNVILAVLVATTVVVSMRTVGLLLISALMVVPNAAAQQIHRSFRAALLTAVGIGLVTSTGGVVVSFYADTPSGGTIVLLGIAVFVAATAARAVRDAVATRRHRSAERHSEHEHGPDCGHEALPHDDHVDYLHDGHRHAPHGDHYDEHTYGQEQQTGGRP